The Juglans microcarpa x Juglans regia isolate MS1-56 chromosome 2D, Jm3101_v1.0, whole genome shotgun sequence DNA window TGTGTCAAATATTTCTCGTCAGTGAAACGAAGAAATTTTGTTTCAAACGATgataaaaaggagaagaaaatagaagtaaATGACAAAATgcctttttcatatcatttcattaatcccgttttattattcttaattatacATCACAGTTACACATAGTACTCgttcccaatttttttttttcaatacatATCTAATTTCTAATATTAGTACGCATGTTTTCTCCAGAAATACCCATAGTGATTAAATGATCTCATGAATATCTcatatatacattattatataataaaatagacaCGCTTGTAAATAATAGAATCTATAAGTACTTcaccttaattttcttttactccTATAAAATAACGCATCAGTGGTTTAGTTGCATGCAGCACGATCGATCGATAAAAGGTTAACATCTTAACTAATTAGTACCTGCATGCAGGCTTGTGATCCAATTAAGCTTATGTTGAACAATCTaattaattcaaatacaaatgggagttcaattttcttttctctatagTAAACGATTGTCATTAAAATACGGCCACGCACTTGATACATCGATACTATTCGGGATGATCATCCACttaattaaaactaaataataaatgagaataaaattaaCGAGAAGGAAAAAGATGAAGACATGTTTTTGTCTCAAACGACCcaatatataagttataactaggGTTACCCTACCAATTACTATACTACATAGAAGTTTCAGGCAGTACCATTGTACGTACATTTACTCCATTAACATGATTATATGACAACAAGATTAATAATTGCACACACTAAAGTTCCATACATAATTGAACATGGACCCAGAAAGCAAAACTATTCATGATATATAGCAAACGACTTGATTCAGACGCGCATTCATatcctttcttccttctctatctttctttattattcacTTTTCCAACCTTATCGGCTTGTCTCATCTTTATATAACAAGTACTACCCCACACGTACGCTAGGAAAACATAGAAAAAGACCACTTTTAAGCTTTGGAGACGTTGCTGTTGTCCGTAAACATACCTTCACACTTAACAGTATCAGAATCAAGACTTGGGTAGGTCATCCCTGTATTATTTGTGGTCAACCAGGTTCCACTATCCGATTCCGACACGTGCCCGCTGAAAATGTTACTGCATTGGCGAGTTTCAGTGGTATCGGAAACATGGAATGATAATACCTCCGTATAGGTTTCCTTGCCGTCGGGATTGACTTTCTCCTTTGCGGCGTCTGCTTCCTTCTGCCGTTGCAATGCAAAGCTAAGTTTATCCATAACATCGTTCATGGTGGGCCGTTGGCTCCCCTGATCACGCACGCAACTCTCTGCGATATCCACGTACACCTTGAAACACTCCGGAGCTATCTTACCCATCAGATTCGGATCTATGATCTCACCCATGGTCCCCTTGTCAATGCATTTCCGAGCCCAGTTGGCCAAATTCCATTGCTCCTCCTCCAGTTTTGGATTCAGTGCTTTTCGGGCACATAATACCTCAAAGAGCACTACGCCAAACGAGTACACGTCTGATTTTTCCGTCAGTTGTCGACGCCTGGCGTAATCCGGATCCAAATACCCGAACGTGCCCTTTACCATGGTACTAACCGCCATGTCATCTTGACCTTCTTTGGACAACCCGAAATCAGAAACCTTGGCCACACAATTCTCGTCCAATAAAATGTTGGTCGACTTCACGTCACGGTGGATGATGGGGTGCTTCACTCCCGTATGCAGGTAGTTCAGACCACATGCCGCTCCGATGCAAATTTCGAGCCTTTGTATCCATGGGAGGGAATCCTTGTCCGTGTCGTAGAGGTGTTCCCGTAGTGTTCCATTGGACATGTAGTCGTAGACAAGGATCATCTCCCTCTCGTCGTTGCAGTATCCAATGAGAGAGACGAGGTGGACATGGCGAAGCTGGGAGAGCATCTCAATCTCCCTCCAAAACTCTTGGGCCCCTTGCTTTGACTCTGGGTTCAAACGCTTGATCGCCACAGTCATGGGACCAACGTCAACGAAACCCTTGTATACCTTCCCAAAGCCACCGACGCCAATAACTAATCCTTCATCAAAGTCGTGGGTTGCTGTTTTGATTTCTTCAAGTGAGAATTGGCGGCATAGCTCTTCGGGCAGTGATGAGGCTTTTGTCCTCGTTGACTTTCGTTTGTTTCGGTCAGACCAGAACCAGCACTTCGATGCTGGATAGTAAGAACCATAACGCTTAGATGTCCTCAGTTTCCAAACAACCACGCAACACGCTAGAGTGAGCAAGGCCAAGAATAAGCCTACACCGGTTCCAATGGCAATGAATCTTGTTTTCCTTGAGTTGGATGTCGAAGCAGGTTGTTGAGCCGAAGGTGGAGAGGGCAGCAAAGTACCGGCATGATTGGGTCCGGCTAGGTTGTTATTGTTGTCGCTCAGTTTGAACACTTCTACCCCATTTAAAATGGCATCGTAGATTGCATTGGTAGCTTTTCCAGGGTGTAGAGCAATAAAGAGTGTACTGTTATCCTGATCAACTCCCGTCTTTTGGATCATCACTACATAGTCCTGATACACAGGCGTATCCCTTCCTCCACTCCACATAATTACATCAGCGGTACCTTCGGCTATCTTGTTGTCTATATAGATAATGAATGGCCTTTCGCCGGGCATCGTTATATTTGGCTCAATTTCACAGAAATGAAGCCTGACCAGATAATTGAACCCCGGATCTACGGGTAAACCCCATGTCAAATTAGAAAGCAAGTTCCAAGTTATGTTTGGACCCATCGTGATTGCAGACCAATAAACTTCATCGGGGGCAGTGTAATTTGGTATTACTGAGTATTTGAGCATCAAATTTGGCTGACGGGGGTTCACGCCTCCACTCAACAAGTAAATATTGTCTTGGGACCATTCTCTAAACATGCCAGTGTCGTTCTTCGGCTGTATCGTGGTCCCGCCCAAATTGAGTCGAAAAATCATCTCGAGTGCCCTGCTATTGTCTATAAAGAACGGAACATTTTGGCCAACATAAGGTGGGCTTGGATTTTCTGGACTGCTATAGTAGAGGTACGTTGGCATGGAGACGATCTCAATTCCATTAACAAAAGCAAAGAATCTGCTAGAAGCAGTACTTGGCGTTGGAATGAATgttaaattcaatttttgatCATCTTCAACGTTGATGCAGAACTCTTTAGAAAAACGTGTTGAGCCCCCCAAGTAATTAGCAAGAATGGAAGCACTGAAGTTTCTAAGTAAGGTGAACTTACTGTTTGCTTTGACTGTAAAAAAGGCCAGAGATCCATCAAAACCAGAGTATGAATCTGCGTAAAAGTACAAACGAACAAATTTGGGACCGGAGGTGACAGGAAATACGTAGGTGAATTGGGAATAGGATAAACGGGCAGTCATGTAGAGGGTATTTTCGACATATGAGTCTTGGTTTTGGGCTTCAGAGGTATTAGATTTTTGGTTATGTTCTTCTATGGGAGCGAATTTGGAGGGCTCCATGTCTCCAATCCACATGCGTTTATCTTCATCCGTTGAGTTGCCAGCAGAGCCGCAGTTGAGGACAATATTATCAACAGCAATGTAACGAGGAGTAGAGTTAACAATTGAAATATGATGGAGAAGGAAGAGTAAGAAGAGGAGCAGAATAGATTTGAGTGTTGAGATGTTTTCCATGGGAGCAAAAGATGAGCACACACAAACGGGAAGAGATGAACAAAAGGGTTAGCTCCTTTATATTCTAACTGCATAAAGATGCCACACAGCTAACATTGTTGAATTATTGATCAGCCCTTCATAACTTTATTTGTAATATGAGCTTTTTGTGAAAAAGCAAACAACaaacatataaatttaaaaaataatattatttgatttaatagtaaaataaagAATGAGAGGAGCTCTTTGTGTTTTGAATTGgataaggctacgtttgggtttGAATTGAATGAATCTGAGAGCATTATTTCGTGTATTTCTTCATGGAAACAAATTATCagctttaaaataaaaagaaaattatatatataagtactgaCAACTGTCAATTGGTCATAGGATATGGTCATAGGACAACTGTCAATTTGTTTTGATAAagcaacaattttctttttgtagaaaGCCTGAATTAAGACAAATGAATATGGTCATAGGatattcctaaaaaaaaaaaaaaaaaaaaaaaaaaaagagagagattataTCATTTGTTAATCCCCTACTCCTTTTCAGGTCTCTCGGCCGCGTGGTGACATTAATTATCAAATCTAAAgtattatttcaataaaaagattatatcaTGTGTCCCATACTCCTTTTCAGGTCTCACTTGGATTAAATTCTAATCAAACGGTTTTTATTTGATTAGGATTCACACGTTTTTGCTtttcaaaaagagagaaaatagaggaaaacAAGTACCCCTCATGCTTTAAGGGATAATGTCCCGATCATTACTCGGAAAGAATCTGCTTTTACGTGGAGGGGCCCAAGTTTTATCTCTtcaggaaaataaatttaatttaatttaattagtttctcAAATTCAATTATTGACCTACTTTCCCGAGGCTGAACGCACTCATCATCCAAACAAACCAGGGCAGGTGCTACAATACTACAATAAATCTGTCCATCATataagaacaataaaagaaagaaaaaaaaaataaaaattataaaatgtaattacGAAAAGAGTACGTTGTGGCTCGAGAGGATGTTTAGTATAGTGGCCATGATGACTCATACCGTCAAAGTCACCGTTTGGAAAGTTGAGAGTACTCCGGCCGGTGGCATCGATCGATAGTGCGCTAATTCAGAGTTGACCCATAATTACGACGATGAATGACCCTTTGAACTTCACGGCTCTGAGTCTCTCCAGTACTATAAAGATCAGTACACTGCCCAGCTTGctactctccatcaattaattaatgctGAATACAAAACTAATTAAACCAGTACTGGTCAAGCATAACGCGGAACCATGgcccatcttcttcttccatgtACGGCGTCTGAATGCGCACCATtcgtgagaaaaaaaaaaaaaaaaaagaagcttgagGCTTCGAGAATGCATGAAATTGCCTTCGGAGTTGCTGATCAACCGTCAACGTCTTCCCTCGGCCCACCTAATAGCTAGATTCATGTTACGTACAGTTGATCATGTGATACTTTTGTCAATGTTCGTTGGGACAGTTCATGactgcattaatgtattttcttgATCCTATTTCTCGGATAAAATGGCTGAAGTTGTTGGCTTCTCAGAGAAAATAAATGTCCCAATATTTACCGGTTAAAAGGGCACCGACTGTGAAGAGACAGAGGTGGGAGACCATCACATCGAGACATGCAATTAAAGCACAGCCATTATCATGtatattatacatacatatatatatatatatatatatttcattaatagATGTGACACGAGAGGATTTGGGGTGAGAAACAATTAACGTATGGTTCTCGCAGTGTTTCGAACGTCTTTGAATTAACTCAGATTTTTAAAACTTCAACATTTCTCATACCtgtaaattactatttatattagaatttgagagagagacaaaTCGTATTTGTCTCTACAGAGTCTGAACCCTTCATATTGTTCCTTTTGTCAAAGTTCTTAAATGCGACGTCAATTCATCTTGGCGCTTGCCTATTGCCTTCCTGTTCTCTAGGTATGTCCACAACGGTTCATCTCCAGCTTTTAGGATTGTATTTTGAGGGTTTTGTTATGCATTAAATGGCGCCCCTTCAATCCTTCATCATTACTTCGCATTAGGCAGTTATTTATTTCTCACGTCGCATCATTCGATACGCTCTGTTGGAAGCGCAGTGATTGTGGGATTCTGGTGTCCAATGGGCCACATGAGTTCCTAACGCCTCGAGAGATTAACCATCGATCTTGCATATATAAAGCCCTTTTTCCCTATTAGCAATGGGTTACTTTgctcattctctcttttactTGATGTTCTGTGTTCCTTTTTTACTTTCAAATACTTCTCCTTGCATCGTTCCCCTCTGATCTTTCTTCTTTCCCTCCAATTACCAATGGCTTCCAAGAAGTCCTCGCATCCTTCTGGAGTGGCTGGAACTCACGACATAGCTCGTGTTTCGAAGGAGTTTGCCGGCTTCTCATGGCGTTCGAGGTTTACATCCGATGAACTGGAGTCATTGAAAGAGACCTATAGGATTCCTCGGATAGTGGAATTCTTAGTGCCTCCTCCCACCAAGGTTGCGATGTATCCCGTCATGTTCTCTTGTGGCCTCAAGCTGCCCTTTTGTCGACTAGTGCAAAAAGTGTTGGATTTCTTCAAGTTTGCGCTTACTCAACTGCCTCCTAGCATATGGAGGATTCTTGTGTGATTTCTAGAGTAAATTGAAAAGAATTGAACATTGTTGACTTAGTAGTTGTAGTAGTTATAACACTGATAATAATAGCAATAGGCTTTACAAAAAGGCATGGCTTTTCCTAGTACTCGTCTGATGATTAATTTTCTCCAAATTCATGTTTGGTAGAATGCGAAGCCAATTGCAGGGAGAATTTCTTAGTTAACGAAGTTCAGTTGGTCAGCATTTGAAAATACACGCAAAATTATGCCTTTTACGTTATTGACGCCGGACTAAATTAAGATTATATTGGTGGTTAGTTAATcaacatgaaattaaaaattgcgattgagaaaatatacaaaaataaagataaaacttTGAGAGTaaagattattaataaaattcgaAATCGAGTTCTAAAACTCAAAAGCCTAGTGGACGCTCAACTATCTAAAATCTAAttattgcaaaaaaataaaacatataacaAGTGACCACCATGTATAGCTAATACGCTGAAATGAGCTTTCCGTATTAAAGCCTTACACTCGATTCTGATACTGACACAAGCACAATATTGCCCCAagtatcttttttatttcttggcaTATTTGTGCTTATCAACCTTTTCAAGGTAGTCCAACGATATTAATGAAAAATCTATCAAATCTTTATCATCAAACCCGGATCTCACACTTACACATACTCGTTcccaattcttttttttcaatacatatttttctaatattagtCCGCATGTTTTCTCCAGCAATACCCATATAGTGATTAAATGATCTCATGAATATCTCGTACATTATATAAGAAAATAGACACGCTTGTAAATAATAGAATCCACAAGCACTTAACCTTAATTTtctcttactctttttttttttaaaaagatgacAGTaccttaattttattgataatcatCACTTACGGTAGAAGACTACAGTAGTTACAACCGGACACCTGATAGTTACAAATAATCAAAAAATCCAACCCTAGGTATCAAAAAATTGCAAGACCCAAAGGAAAATCACAAAACATTATACAAACTATTAAATGCAAAGTTCTAATAAATacaaaaccaaaataacataa harbors:
- the LOC121248248 gene encoding receptor-like protein kinase FERONIA codes for the protein MENISTLKSILLLFLLFLLHHISIVNSTPRYIAVDNIVLNCGSAGNSTDEDKRMWIGDMEPSKFAPIEEHNQKSNTSEAQNQDSYVENTLYMTARLSYSQFTYVFPVTSGPKFVRLYFYADSYSGFDGSLAFFTVKANSKFTLLRNFSASILANYLGGSTRFSKEFCINVEDDQKLNLTFIPTPSTASSRFFAFVNGIEIVSMPTYLYYSSPENPSPPYVGQNVPFFIDNSRALEMIFRLNLGGTTIQPKNDTGMFREWSQDNIYLLSGGVNPRQPNLMLKYSVIPNYTAPDEVYWSAITMGPNITWNLLSNLTWGLPVDPGFNYLVRLHFCEIEPNITMPGERPFIIYIDNKIAEGTADVIMWSGGRDTPVYQDYVVMIQKTGVDQDNSTLFIALHPGKATNAIYDAILNGVEVFKLSDNNNNLAGPNHAGTLLPSPPSAQQPASTSNSRKTRFIAIGTGVGLFLALLTLACCVVVWKLRTSKRYGSYYPASKCWFWSDRNKRKSTRTKASSLPEELCRQFSLEEIKTATHDFDEGLVIGVGGFGKVYKGFVDVGPMTVAIKRLNPESKQGAQEFWREIEMLSQLRHVHLVSLIGYCNDEREMILVYDYMSNGTLREHLYDTDKDSLPWIQRLEICIGAACGLNYLHTGVKHPIIHRDVKSTNILLDENCVAKVSDFGLSKEGQDDMAVSTMVKGTFGYLDPDYARRRQLTEKSDVYSFGVVLFEVLCARKALNPKLEEEQWNLANWARKCIDKGTMGEIIDPNLMGKIAPECFKVYVDIAESCVRDQGSQRPTMNDVMDKLSFALQRQKEADAAKEKVNPDGKETYTEVLSFHVSDTTETRQCSNIFSGHVSESDSGTWLTTNNTGMTYPSLDSDTVKCEGMFTDNSNVSKA